One Gordonia sp. SID5947 genomic region harbors:
- a CDS encoding SDR family oxidoreductase, with product MSEYLKDKVIVITGAASGFGKLIAEKCAAGGAHVVGVDVDGAGLASVVDGIRAAGGSANAQVADVTDFEQVRAAAQAAVDEFGAIDVLVNNAGVMPLAYFADHERALPKWHKAIDINIKGVVNGISAVYDQMMTQGRGQVVNISSIYGNAGIEGSGVYSATKAAVTTLSDSLRIEAKGKIKVTTVKPTGVTGTNLASWIVNEAAIAGLVGQRAVPFGEHMTALLDDDLSEELTDVNSIQYWLIKPDDLAAAVVHVIDQPWGISLSDITVRASGEDYLY from the coding sequence ATGTCCGAATACCTGAAGGACAAGGTCATCGTCATCACCGGCGCCGCAAGCGGCTTCGGGAAACTCATAGCCGAGAAGTGTGCTGCCGGAGGTGCTCACGTGGTGGGCGTCGACGTCGACGGCGCCGGTCTCGCATCCGTGGTCGACGGCATCCGCGCCGCCGGCGGCTCGGCGAACGCACAGGTCGCCGACGTCACCGACTTCGAGCAGGTGCGGGCCGCGGCGCAGGCGGCAGTCGACGAGTTCGGCGCCATCGACGTGCTGGTGAACAACGCAGGTGTGATGCCACTGGCCTACTTCGCCGACCACGAGCGCGCGCTGCCGAAGTGGCACAAGGCCATCGACATCAACATCAAGGGTGTGGTCAACGGGATCTCGGCAGTCTATGACCAGATGATGACGCAGGGCCGCGGACAGGTCGTCAACATCTCGTCGATCTACGGCAACGCGGGCATCGAGGGTTCCGGGGTCTACAGCGCCACCAAGGCGGCCGTCACCACCTTGTCGGACTCACTACGTATCGAGGCCAAGGGCAAGATCAAGGTCACCACCGTGAAGCCGACCGGTGTCACCGGCACCAACCTGGCATCCTGGATCGTGAACGAGGCAGCCATCGCGGGTCTCGTCGGACAGCGCGCAGTTCCCTTCGGCGAACACATGACCGCGCTGCTCGACGACGATCTGTCGGAGGAACTGACCGACGTCAACTCGATCCAGTACTGGCTCATCAAGCCGGACGACCTCGCGGCGGCCGTCGTCCACGTGATCGATCAGCCGTGGGGAATCAGTCTCAGCGACATCACCGTTCGCGCCAGCGGTGAGGACTATCTGTACTGA
- a CDS encoding TetR/AcrR family transcriptional regulator has translation MAPERQGTRRRVTHSLDTVIEAAVGLLDESGESALTFRALAARLGGGVGSIYWYVSNKDELLDRATDHVLQGVLADTESLTADGDPIDNIRSLADALFATIAERPWLAAYFMRNTTIQANGLVFYERLGEQVMRLDLSPRQSFHAVSAVLGYVIGVAADLGQEPPSEVLDGTVAAETYLHGIADQWRALDPEQFPFMHHIVDEFDSHEDIDQFRAGLELLLNGIRLQAEARR, from the coding sequence ATGGCACCGGAACGACAAGGCACGCGACGTCGCGTCACGCACTCTCTGGACACAGTCATCGAAGCGGCGGTCGGCCTTCTGGACGAGTCCGGCGAATCGGCTCTCACGTTCCGCGCGCTCGCCGCTCGCCTGGGCGGCGGCGTGGGCAGCATCTACTGGTACGTGTCCAACAAGGACGAGCTTCTCGACCGGGCAACCGACCACGTGCTGCAGGGCGTCCTCGCCGACACCGAATCGCTCACCGCTGATGGCGACCCGATCGACAACATCCGGTCGCTCGCGGACGCACTTTTCGCGACCATCGCCGAGCGGCCCTGGTTGGCCGCCTATTTCATGCGCAACACGACGATCCAGGCCAACGGACTGGTCTTCTATGAACGGCTCGGCGAACAGGTGATGCGCTTGGACCTCTCACCGCGACAGAGCTTTCACGCGGTGTCGGCAGTGCTCGGATATGTCATCGGGGTGGCCGCCGACCTCGGCCAGGAACCCCCGTCGGAAGTGCTCGACGGAACCGTTGCGGCCGAGACCTATCTACACGGGATCGCCGACCAGTGGCGGGCGCTCGACCCTGAGCAGTTCCCGTTCATGCACCACATCGTCGACGAGTTCGACAGCCACGAGGACATCGACCAGTTCCGCGCAGGCCTCGAACTGCTGCTCAACGGCATCCGCCTCCAGGCAGAGGCACGACGATAG
- a CDS encoding alpha/beta fold hydrolase has protein sequence MRVRRGARWVALGMALAAIVGLAGAGAAGARPSTPLPVSYSFLAGIDAELRHPGGSLPGTNDFRCRPSPAHPRPVVLVHGSGGGRQTNWGTLAPVLANAGYCVFAPTYGALSPVWPLSALGGLGVKEDGAWQLKTFVDRVLAGTGASQVDIVGHSLGTEIPTYWMKYLGGRGLVGNYVSLAPYWRQGPDEDDTRSELVALVQRRLGIPPLTPSQCAGCTARPSDTDFNQAVRRGTPYLPGVRYTNITTRDDEIVTPYRNGLLPGPPGTDVVNIVVQQGCPLDHSDHLSIVANRRSAGFVLNALDPAHPHPVPCVAVPPYTGA, from the coding sequence ATGCGAGTAAGACGAGGAGCGAGGTGGGTCGCGCTGGGAATGGCGCTGGCCGCGATCGTGGGACTTGCCGGAGCCGGCGCGGCCGGTGCCCGACCGTCGACGCCGCTCCCGGTGAGTTACAGCTTCCTGGCCGGGATCGACGCGGAGTTGCGCCACCCGGGAGGGTCGCTGCCGGGGACCAACGATTTCCGGTGCCGCCCTTCGCCCGCACATCCGCGTCCGGTCGTGCTCGTGCACGGTAGCGGTGGTGGGCGCCAGACCAATTGGGGAACTCTGGCACCGGTTCTCGCGAACGCCGGCTATTGCGTGTTCGCCCCGACCTACGGGGCGTTGTCGCCGGTGTGGCCGCTGTCGGCGTTGGGTGGCCTCGGCGTCAAGGAAGACGGCGCCTGGCAACTCAAGACGTTCGTCGACCGGGTTCTGGCCGGTACGGGAGCGTCGCAAGTCGACATCGTCGGTCATTCACTCGGCACCGAGATCCCCACGTACTGGATGAAATACCTCGGCGGGCGGGGCCTGGTCGGCAACTATGTGTCGTTGGCCCCGTACTGGCGGCAGGGTCCTGACGAGGACGACACCCGAAGTGAGCTGGTGGCCCTGGTGCAGCGGCGGCTCGGCATCCCGCCGCTGACCCCATCGCAGTGCGCGGGTTGCACGGCGCGTCCATCCGATACCGACTTCAACCAGGCGGTGCGTCGGGGCACCCCATATCTGCCGGGTGTTCGCTACACCAACATCACCACTCGAGACGACGAGATCGTGACTCCCTACCGCAACGGGCTGCTTCCCGGCCCGCCCGGTACGGATGTGGTGAACATCGTTGTGCAGCAGGGCTGTCCACTCGACCATTCGGACCATCTCTCGATCGTCGCGAATCGGCGTTCGGCCGGGTTCGTCCTCAACGCACTCGATCCGGCACATCCGCATCCGGTGCCGTGCGTGGCCGTCCCGCCGTACACCGGTGCGTGA
- a CDS encoding MFS transporter — MNSVTESTPSRTYGSLRAAWIPLTALCLAFFVEMVDNTLLTIALPTIGRDLGSGTTALQWVTGAYSLTFGGLLLTAGSAADRLGRRRVLLVGLAAFGLISLLVVAVNSAGQLIALRAALGVAAAAMAPITNSLVFRLFDAQDLRMRAMTIMIVVGMSGFILGPLLGGTALAHVGWEWLLVVNAPIALIAWVGVRLGVAADRPEDLTGDRLDLPGAVLSIATIGLACYSLTSGVEHGWASLATLGCVLGAVLALVAFVWHERRASQPMLDLKVFRTGTVRGAAIAQIGTSIAMAGVMFGLILHFQYAYGWSPVKAGLANLPMIITMIAATPISEGLAKKFGHRIACLVGAALLAISLAGLAWGVDHGYLAIAVFMVIMTVGLRTVMTICAVALVDAMPENRTSIGTALNDTAQEVGTSIGTAVVGTFIAALVTASLPAGVWSSDLVTSFFQGERITYAVLAVVVGLIAGWGALTLTDSRSTEEPH, encoded by the coding sequence ATGAACTCGGTAACCGAATCGACTCCGTCCCGGACCTACGGATCTCTGCGTGCCGCGTGGATTCCGCTCACTGCACTGTGTCTGGCCTTCTTCGTGGAGATGGTCGACAACACGCTGCTCACCATCGCCCTGCCGACGATCGGTCGCGACCTCGGTAGCGGTACCACCGCACTGCAATGGGTGACCGGTGCATACTCACTCACGTTCGGCGGGCTATTGCTCACCGCCGGTTCGGCCGCCGACCGACTGGGCAGGCGCCGCGTGCTGCTCGTCGGTCTCGCGGCGTTCGGCCTGATCAGTCTGCTGGTCGTCGCGGTCAACTCGGCCGGGCAGCTGATCGCACTACGGGCGGCCCTCGGAGTGGCTGCCGCCGCGATGGCGCCGATCACCAATTCGCTGGTGTTCCGGCTCTTCGATGCCCAAGACCTGCGCATGCGTGCGATGACGATCATGATCGTCGTGGGCATGAGTGGTTTCATCCTGGGGCCGCTGCTCGGCGGCACCGCGCTGGCCCACGTCGGGTGGGAATGGCTGCTCGTCGTCAATGCGCCGATCGCACTCATCGCCTGGGTCGGGGTTCGACTCGGGGTGGCCGCCGACCGTCCCGAGGATCTGACCGGCGACCGCCTCGACCTCCCCGGCGCCGTCCTGAGCATCGCCACGATCGGTCTGGCGTGCTACTCGCTGACCAGCGGGGTGGAGCACGGCTGGGCCTCGCTCGCCACGCTCGGCTGTGTGCTCGGCGCGGTCCTCGCGCTGGTCGCCTTCGTCTGGCATGAGCGTCGGGCGAGCCAGCCGATGCTGGATCTGAAAGTGTTCCGGACGGGCACGGTGCGTGGTGCCGCGATCGCCCAGATCGGCACCTCGATCGCCATGGCCGGCGTCATGTTCGGCCTGATCCTGCACTTCCAGTACGCCTACGGGTGGAGTCCGGTGAAGGCCGGATTGGCGAATCTGCCGATGATCATCACGATGATCGCCGCGACCCCGATCTCGGAGGGGTTGGCCAAGAAGTTCGGCCATCGGATCGCGTGCCTCGTCGGCGCCGCACTGCTGGCCATCTCGCTGGCCGGTCTCGCCTGGGGAGTCGACCACGGCTACCTGGCCATCGCGGTCTTCATGGTCATCATGACCGTCGGTCTGCGGACGGTCATGACGATCTGCGCGGTCGCCCTCGTCGACGCGATGCCCGAGAACCGGACCTCGATCGGCACGGCGCTCAACGACACCGCGCAGGAGGTTGGCACGAGTATCGGGACCGCCGTCGTCGGGACCTTCATCGCCGCGCTGGTGACCGCGAGTCTGCCCGCCGGGGTGTGGAGCAGCGACCTCGTGACGTCGTTCTTCCAAGGTGAACGGATCACCTACGCCGTGTTGGCCGTGGTCGTCGGTCTGATCGCCGGCTGGGGTGCATTGACGCTGACCGATTCGCGTTCGACCGAAGAACCGCACTGA
- a CDS encoding VOC family protein, translating into MDWTLEVAFLPVTDVDRAKEFYTRIGFNPDHDQSPTDDIRFVQMTPPGSNCSIAFGKGIVDAAPPNAGTLMLCVSDIDAARKHLIDAGVDASEVDIQAWGHFVYFDDPDGNHWNVQYLPYR; encoded by the coding sequence ATGGACTGGACACTCGAGGTTGCGTTTCTGCCCGTCACCGATGTCGACCGGGCGAAGGAGTTCTACACGCGAATCGGTTTCAATCCCGACCACGACCAGTCCCCGACCGACGACATCCGGTTCGTCCAGATGACGCCGCCCGGGTCGAACTGCTCGATCGCGTTCGGAAAGGGCATCGTCGACGCCGCACCGCCGAATGCCGGGACCCTGATGCTCTGTGTATCCGACATCGACGCCGCGCGTAAGCACCTGATCGACGCCGGAGTCGATGCCAGCGAGGTCGACATCCAGGCATGGGGTCACTTCGTGTACTTCGACGATCCGGACGGGAACCATTGGAACGTGCAGTACCTGCCCTACCGGTAG
- a CDS encoding NAD(P)/FAD-dependent oxidoreductase: MQPDRHVTIFGPDFPFAHDDWITHPAGIGSVPADALGAEVAVVGAGMAGMVAAYELMKVGLRPVVYEPERIGGRLRSEHFVPGAPEVAELGGMRFPASSSTFFHYVDTFGLRSRPFPNPLTSAAGSTVIDLGGETLYARTLDDLPPIYTEIENAWDSALERVAGFSALQRAIRERDVPRLKALWNRLVIDWDDRSFYDFLATSDEFGSLSFRHRELFGQVGFGTGGWDSDFANSMLEILRVVVTNCDTEQYLIVGGAEQVPRKLWSDSPVDIRHWPVGTSLSSLHSGVPRAGVSAIRRLGPDRIEVVDHWGDSREFAAVVATCQAWLLSTEIECDESLFGQDLWMALDRTRYMQSSKTFVMVDRPFWTDRNPATGRDTMSMTLTDRLTRGTYLFDNGPDRPGVICLSYTWMSDALKVLPHPVDRRVSLALDALRKIYPEVDIAAHIVGRPLTVSWEAEPHFLGAFKGALPGHYRYNTRMYGHFHRQDQLPVAERGIFIAGDDVSFMPAWVEGAVQTALNAVWGVIRHFGGSSHPDNPGPGDRYDELGPIDIGL; the protein is encoded by the coding sequence GTGCAGCCCGACCGGCACGTGACCATTTTCGGTCCCGACTTCCCGTTCGCCCACGACGACTGGATCACTCATCCCGCCGGCATCGGCTCGGTGCCCGCCGATGCTCTCGGTGCCGAGGTCGCGGTCGTCGGTGCGGGGATGGCGGGGATGGTCGCCGCGTACGAGTTGATGAAAGTCGGGTTGCGCCCGGTGGTCTACGAGCCCGAGCGGATCGGCGGCCGCCTCCGGTCGGAGCACTTCGTGCCGGGGGCGCCGGAGGTCGCCGAGCTCGGCGGCATGCGCTTCCCGGCGTCGTCGTCGACGTTCTTCCACTACGTCGACACCTTCGGCCTGCGCAGCCGCCCATTTCCGAACCCGCTCACCTCGGCGGCCGGGAGCACCGTCATCGACCTCGGGGGAGAGACGCTCTACGCACGCACTCTCGACGACCTGCCGCCGATCTACACCGAGATCGAGAACGCCTGGGACAGTGCGCTGGAACGGGTCGCCGGGTTCTCCGCTCTGCAACGCGCGATCAGGGAACGGGACGTCCCGAGACTCAAGGCACTGTGGAACCGGCTCGTCATCGACTGGGACGACCGCAGCTTCTACGACTTCCTGGCGACCTCCGACGAGTTCGGGTCGCTCTCATTCCGTCATCGGGAGCTGTTCGGTCAGGTCGGATTCGGCACCGGCGGTTGGGATTCCGACTTCGCAAATTCGATGTTGGAGATCCTTCGAGTGGTGGTGACCAACTGCGACACCGAGCAGTATCTCATCGTCGGCGGAGCCGAGCAGGTTCCGCGCAAACTGTGGTCCGACAGCCCCGTCGACATCCGTCACTGGCCGGTCGGTACCAGCCTGTCGTCGCTGCACAGCGGAGTTCCGCGGGCCGGTGTATCCGCGATCCGACGTCTCGGCCCCGACCGAATCGAGGTCGTCGACCACTGGGGTGATTCGCGGGAATTCGCCGCGGTGGTCGCCACCTGTCAGGCATGGCTGCTCTCCACCGAGATCGAGTGCGACGAAAGCCTGTTCGGACAGGACCTGTGGATGGCGCTGGATCGCACGCGATACATGCAGTCGTCGAAGACGTTCGTGATGGTCGACCGGCCGTTCTGGACCGACCGCAACCCGGCGACAGGCCGCGACACGATGAGCATGACGTTGACCGACCGTCTCACGCGCGGTACCTACCTGTTCGACAACGGTCCCGACCGTCCGGGCGTCATCTGCCTGAGCTACACGTGGATGAGTGACGCCCTGAAGGTGTTGCCACACCCCGTCGACCGGCGCGTTTCGTTGGCGCTGGACGCGTTACGCAAGATCTACCCCGAGGTCGACATCGCCGCGCACATCGTGGGACGGCCATTGACCGTGTCCTGGGAGGCCGAACCGCACTTCCTGGGTGCATTCAAGGGAGCGTTGCCCGGCCACTATCGGTACAACACGCGCATGTACGGGCATTTCCACCGGCAGGATCAGTTGCCCGTCGCCGAGCGAGGCATCTTCATCGCAGGCGACGACGTGTCGTTCATGCCCGCCTGGGTGGAGGGGGCCGTGCAGACAGCGCTCAACGCGGTGTGGGGTGTGATCAGGCATTTCGGCGGATCGTCGCACCCGGACAATCCCGGTCCCGGCGATCGCTACGACGAACTCGGTCCGATCGACATCGGGCTGTGA
- a CDS encoding maleylpyruvate isomerase N-terminal domain-containing protein produces MSDAGVTAATALVNDTLTLLDRLEPADWAADSACHAWRVHDVITHMGFFFNFIADPTLVLPDNPSGKAERLNDAAVRERADWSVQQATDYYRAQSEAGLAALAALQHEDLRDVPLDMQDLGIYRMSQLSDAVAFDHLTHLTSDLLEPYGPVSSVPISVAAAIDPAIDWMMSGLPQMNGAALHPTLVAPIGLRLTGATDRTFVIARGADPSSVTVSETDDLPDDVATSSATDFLRWGTTRTSWRSAVVTEGDRARISAVLDAVDIV; encoded by the coding sequence ATGTCCGATGCCGGAGTCACCGCGGCCACCGCGCTGGTGAACGACACCCTCACACTGCTGGACCGACTCGAGCCCGCCGATTGGGCGGCCGACAGTGCCTGCCACGCTTGGCGCGTCCACGATGTGATCACCCACATGGGCTTCTTCTTCAATTTCATCGCTGATCCGACCCTGGTGTTGCCAGACAATCCGAGCGGCAAGGCGGAGAGGCTCAACGACGCCGCGGTGCGGGAGCGCGCGGACTGGTCGGTGCAGCAGGCGACCGACTATTACCGGGCCCAGTCCGAAGCAGGCCTCGCCGCTCTCGCGGCGCTGCAACACGAGGACCTGCGGGACGTCCCGCTGGACATGCAGGACCTGGGTATCTACCGGATGAGTCAGCTCAGCGATGCCGTCGCCTTCGACCACCTGACCCACCTCACCTCCGACCTCCTCGAGCCGTACGGCCCGGTGTCGAGCGTGCCGATCTCGGTGGCTGCCGCCATCGATCCCGCGATCGACTGGATGATGTCCGGTCTGCCCCAGATGAACGGGGCAGCACTACATCCGACTCTCGTCGCCCCGATCGGTCTCCGCCTGACCGGGGCCACCGACCGGACCTTCGTCATCGCACGCGGCGCCGACCCGTCGTCGGTCACGGTCTCCGAGACCGACGACCTGCCCGACGATGTGGCGACATCGTCGGCCACCGACTTCCTGCGGTGGGGAACCACCCGAACCTCGTGGCGTTCGGCGGTCGTCACCGAGGGCGATCGCGCGCGGATCAGCGCAGTCCTCGATGCCGTCGACATCGTCTGA
- a CDS encoding carbon-nitrogen hydrolase family protein translates to MGLTKDLRIALWQCESRTGDVPGNMARLDAALEESARRSVDLLVTPEMVVSGYSLDAEAARHLADPPGGAIAEQVRSMARHHRVGVLYGCAERGREGLVYNAIRCVDRSGTPVATHHKTHLFGDLDRGMVTPGATVPPVVDVGGWRLGLLTCYEVEFPELVRSLAVRGADAVCVPTANMIEYDAVQDVLLRARALENQVFVAYANYCGREGDLVYGGRSEIVAPTGEVRVEAGREPDLVVADLDRSTLARSRLRYPYLADRRPDLYRRGWL, encoded by the coding sequence ATGGGGCTCACGAAGGACCTCCGAATAGCGCTCTGGCAGTGTGAATCCCGAACCGGCGACGTCCCGGGAAACATGGCGCGGCTCGACGCGGCGCTCGAGGAGTCGGCACGTCGATCGGTCGACCTCCTGGTCACGCCCGAGATGGTCGTCTCCGGATATTCCCTCGACGCCGAGGCGGCGCGCCATCTCGCGGATCCGCCGGGCGGGGCGATCGCCGAGCAGGTCAGATCAATGGCGCGGCACCACCGGGTCGGCGTTCTGTACGGATGTGCGGAGCGGGGGCGGGAGGGGCTGGTCTACAACGCCATCCGGTGTGTCGACCGATCCGGCACCCCGGTCGCCACGCACCACAAGACCCACCTGTTCGGCGACCTCGACCGCGGCATGGTCACACCTGGCGCGACCGTACCCCCGGTTGTCGATGTCGGTGGATGGCGTCTCGGTCTGCTGACCTGTTACGAGGTCGAGTTCCCGGAGCTGGTCCGGTCACTTGCGGTCCGCGGGGCCGATGCCGTGTGCGTGCCCACCGCGAACATGATCGAATACGACGCCGTGCAGGACGTGCTCCTCCGCGCACGTGCGCTGGAGAACCAGGTGTTCGTCGCGTACGCGAATTACTGTGGCAGGGAAGGAGATCTGGTCTACGGCGGGCGCAGCGAGATCGTCGCTCCGACGGGTGAGGTACGTGTCGAGGCCGGCCGCGAACCAGACCTCGTCGTCGCCGATCTGGACCGTTCGACGCTCGCGCGGTCGCGGCTGCGCTACCCGTATCTCGCCGACCGTCGCCCGGATCTGTACCGGCGTGGATGGCTGTGA
- a CDS encoding DNA polymerase IV: MADTARRFRWLLHVDLDQFQVSVERLRSPELVDVAVIVGGNGDPTEARKVVTCASYEARDVGVRAGMPLRAAYRKLPGAVYLPLDVPAYDVASGEVMAVLRSFGHPVEVWGWDEAYVGVNPIPHDGGVDAAGPEVDDARIRQTAHEIRAAVLARNGLACSIGVSDNKQRAKMATGFAKKSADDKVFLLDSRNWLTVMGDKPCRDLWSVGPKTAAKLSARGVDTVNQLIATPREELIETFGPHQGNWLYVLCRGGGDSTITEEPWLARSHSKSRTFPVDLVDQEEMRRAAQALARDVLDQVLAQERVVFRVAVTLRTSTFFTRTKSRKLPAPTTVYDQIEPVVVALLDGFERDRPVRLLGVRLDLVTDDADGDAATEGD; encoded by the coding sequence GTGGCTGACACTGCACGGCGGTTTCGCTGGCTGCTCCACGTGGACCTCGATCAGTTCCAGGTCTCGGTCGAGCGGTTGCGGAGCCCGGAGCTCGTCGACGTCGCGGTGATCGTCGGTGGCAACGGCGATCCCACCGAGGCGCGAAAAGTGGTGACCTGTGCGTCGTATGAGGCGCGGGACGTGGGCGTCCGGGCCGGGATGCCGCTGCGCGCCGCATATCGCAAGCTTCCCGGCGCGGTCTATCTGCCGTTGGACGTCCCCGCCTACGACGTGGCGTCGGGCGAGGTGATGGCGGTCTTGCGAAGCTTCGGCCATCCGGTCGAGGTGTGGGGATGGGACGAGGCATACGTCGGGGTGAATCCGATCCCGCACGACGGCGGCGTCGACGCCGCCGGGCCCGAGGTCGACGACGCGCGCATCCGCCAGACCGCGCACGAGATCCGGGCGGCCGTCCTGGCCCGGAACGGACTGGCGTGTTCGATCGGTGTCAGTGACAACAAGCAGCGCGCGAAGATGGCCACCGGCTTCGCCAAGAAGTCCGCAGACGACAAGGTGTTCCTGCTGGATTCGCGGAACTGGCTGACGGTGATGGGTGACAAGCCGTGTCGCGATCTGTGGAGTGTCGGTCCGAAGACCGCCGCGAAACTCTCCGCCCGGGGCGTCGACACGGTGAACCAGCTCATCGCGACCCCGCGCGAGGAACTGATCGAGACTTTCGGTCCCCACCAGGGCAACTGGCTCTATGTGCTGTGTCGCGGTGGTGGTGATTCGACGATCACCGAGGAACCATGGCTCGCGCGATCGCATTCGAAGTCGCGGACCTTCCCGGTCGATCTGGTCGACCAGGAGGAGATGCGTCGCGCCGCGCAGGCGCTGGCGCGCGACGTCCTCGATCAGGTTCTGGCGCAGGAGCGGGTGGTGTTCCGGGTTGCGGTTACGCTGCGGACGTCGACGTTCTTCACCCGGACCAAGTCTCGAAAGTTGCCCGCGCCGACCACGGTGTACGACCAGATCGAACCGGTCGTGGTCGCGTTGCTCGATGGCTTCGAACGGGATCGACCTGTTCGGCTGCTCGGCGTGCGGCTGGATCTGGTCACCGACGACGCCGACGGCGATGCGGCCACGGAGGGGGACTGA
- a CDS encoding alpha/beta fold hydrolase, translating to MIAVATTMAVGASVAPSVSAQPSESGAAAVATPTPAEIARAQELTDYINAHATPGSPRAVNGLRRDVATRPLGPIVDTVGVGPVQRGFWSAFVYSQFHPNVAPPGANDWNCKPKAGQRPVVLAHGTWENAYNNWAAFAPVLKKAGYCVFAPNYGRTDLLNGGGLGVVLPGTNGEVAIEYSAAQFGDYVDRVLKATGAKKVDVIGHSQGGLMVRQWMKFGGGADYDHPERSKIGKLITYGATHKGTTLLGIGALGRGINNLGPAFNVLGVTELLVGRSGIQQTVDSPFIKNLNRSKLVFPGVDYTIVGSRYDEVTTPFDLTFIRRPGVNNIVLQDGCEQDTSDHLSMSYSPRAMSIALRALDPERFARLACGPSPWFFSF from the coding sequence ATGATCGCGGTGGCAACCACCATGGCGGTCGGCGCGAGCGTGGCACCGTCGGTGTCGGCGCAGCCGTCGGAGAGCGGGGCGGCCGCCGTTGCGACGCCGACTCCCGCCGAGATCGCCCGCGCGCAGGAACTCACCGACTACATCAACGCGCACGCCACCCCGGGCTCCCCGCGAGCGGTCAACGGTCTGCGCCGCGACGTCGCCACCCGTCCGCTCGGTCCGATCGTCGACACCGTGGGCGTCGGACCGGTGCAGCGCGGGTTCTGGTCCGCGTTCGTGTACTCGCAGTTCCATCCGAACGTCGCACCGCCGGGTGCCAACGACTGGAACTGCAAGCCGAAGGCCGGGCAACGTCCCGTCGTGCTCGCGCACGGGACCTGGGAGAATGCCTACAACAACTGGGCGGCCTTCGCGCCGGTCCTGAAAAAGGCGGGCTACTGCGTGTTCGCGCCGAATTACGGGCGCACCGATCTCCTCAACGGTGGTGGCCTCGGTGTGGTCCTGCCGGGCACCAACGGTGAGGTCGCGATCGAGTACTCGGCGGCGCAGTTCGGCGACTACGTCGATCGTGTCCTGAAGGCGACAGGCGCGAAAAAGGTTGACGTCATCGGACATTCGCAGGGCGGCCTGATGGTGCGTCAATGGATGAAGTTCGGCGGCGGCGCCGACTACGACCACCCCGAGCGTTCCAAGATCGGCAAGCTCATCACCTACGGGGCCACCCACAAGGGCACCACACTGCTCGGAATCGGCGCGCTCGGCCGCGGGATCAACAATCTCGGACCCGCATTCAACGTCCTCGGTGTCACCGAGCTCTTGGTCGGTCGCTCGGGAATCCAGCAGACCGTCGATTCGCCGTTCATCAAGAATCTCAATCGGTCGAAGCTGGTGTTCCCGGGTGTCGACTACACCATCGTCGGTTCACGATACGACGAGGTGACCACACCGTTCGATCTCACGTTCATCCGTCGTCCGGGTGTGAACAACATTGTGCTGCAGGATGGTTGCGAACAGGACACATCCGACCACCTGTCGATGTCCTATTCGCCGCGGGCCATGTCGATCGCCCTTCGTGCGCTCGATCCCGAACGATTCGCACGATTGGCGTGCGGGCCGAGCCCGTGGTTCTTCAGTTTCTAG